CGGGAGCTCGGCCCGGAGAGTACGTAGTGCTGGTGGAGTGGAAAGAGGGAGCGGGAAAAACGCGCGGGCGGAGCCCCGCGTTGAATGCCCCGGACCGCTTGAAAAAGAAGTATCTCAATCCCGATAAGCCCCTACTAAAGGCGACTATCGAGGCCAAATCCAACGATTTGCCTCCCTTTGAAATCGAATGATATTCGTCGTTAGTCCGAATTTGCTTTGGCTTTTTAACGCCCAACTCAGAACTCTTCGCCCAATTGAGGAGGTTTCTTTATGAAGCGTTTGCCAGTTGATCGTTCCCGGGGATTCACGTTGATTGAATTGCTGGTGGTCATTGCCATCATTGCAATTCTGATCGGTCTGCTTTTGCCGGCGGTGCAGAAGGTTCGAGAAGCCGCTGCCCGCATGAGTTGCCAGAACAATCTGAAGCAGATCGGCTTAGCCATTCACAACTATGAATCGAGCTATGGGAAGTTGCCCGCGGCTTATACACTGCTGTCGTCTCCGGATCCTGATCCGAATGCCCAGTTCGCCGGCAAGAGGGTGGGGCTTTCGCTCCAGGCGAATCTGTTGCCTTACCTGGAGCAGACACCGCTATTTTCCCTCTTAAACCCGAGTGTTGCGGAAGCTAATACGGCGAACATTCCGCCCAATGGTCCCCACAGCGGCAAGAACACGGCGTATGCCCAGGCCGTGAAGAGCTACCTTTGTCCCTCCAATCCGACGCCGTCGACGCTGGATTATTACAATGCGTTTTGGGGACCTTATGGAGATGGCGGCGGAGCCACTTGTTTTCCGGGAGGAGGTTCGGGTACGAATTTGAACCCGCCTCCTGGTCAAATCTGGGCCCGGACGGATTATTTTCCGATCGCCGGGATTCAGTATCCCTTGATCCAGAATCTGGGGCTCACCAGCACCTATCCTTCTGATACTTCGGCCTCCGGCACACTCAATGATCCGGGACTGCCAGGGGGTGGGCCCTTCGCTATGACCGCGATCACCGATGGTTTATCCAACACTTTGTTTATGTCCGAATGCGGCGGCAAGCCGGTCGGTTACAATCATAGCCGGCAGATTTACAAATCGGAGGTGAATGGATTGTCGGTCGACGGCAGTATTGAACCGGTTAGCAGCGGAGGCGGCGCCTGGGGGGATATGTTCACCTACTCAGCTATTGCCGGAGCTCAATGCAACAATAGCGGGCTGCGTTTAGGAAGCTGCATGATCAACTACACCAGCAATAATGAGATCTATTCCTGGCATACCGGCGGAGCGAACGCTCTTTTTGGCGATGGCTCGGTTCATTTCCTGTCCGAGTCTACCGCAGCCGCCGTCATCATTGCACTCGTCACTAGAGCCGGGGGGGAAACTATTGCGGACAACTATTAAGGCCATGGTTTAAGTGCGGGGAACTCGCTCTCCCCCGCTCGGCGTTCGACTTTAGGCAACCGCTGTTGGGAATACTGCATGAAACGTCTTTTGCCGGCCTTCGGCCTGTTGCCGATTTGGGGGTTAGTTGTACTCCTCGACGGTTCTCGACCTCGCCCCGTTCCCCCTTCGATCGAAGAACTCGCGAAGGTTCGAATTCCAGAAGATTGGACGATCGCGTTTCCCCCTCGAGATCCGGTCCTCGCCCGTCGGGAGTTGACACCGCTCCTGAACAAATATTGCCTCGACTGTCACTCCGGAGAGACCCCGGCCGGCGAAATCTCTCTGGAATCCATGCAGAAAGGAGCGCAGCGCTCCGAGGGCTGGACGAAAGCGGCAACCGAAGTTCGACTTCGCACGATGCCACCCCCGGATCAACCGCAACCGGATCGTTCGGAACGCGAGACGCTCGGCCGGAATTTTGAAATTCTGGCGGCGGATAGTTCCCCGCTTTCCGTGAGACGCTTTGCGATCCGACGGCTGAATCGAACCGAATACGCGAATACCATTCGCGATCTTTTTGGTTTGGATTTTGCCGGGGGATCGAAATTTCCCGCCGACGATGTCGGTTACGATTTCGATAACATTGCCGATCTTCTCACCTTGTCCCCGCTTTTGATCGAACGGTATTGCGAGGCGGCCGAGGAAATCGTGGACGCGGTTTTCCGATCCGAGACCGCTAAAGAGAAAATACTGAACCCGGCCCCCGACCCCGCGTTTCTCGCCGACAAAAGACAATTCCAAGCCCCCGTTCGGGAGACGGCGGTCAAGCGATTGGTGTTATCGGCGCACGATCTTCCCCCGCTCGATCCGAAAGAGGTCGAACGGCAGCGGGCCTACGAAATTTTTCGATCCTTCGGCGACC
The genomic region above belongs to Telmatocola sphagniphila and contains:
- a CDS encoding DUF1559 domain-containing protein; the protein is MKRLPVDRSRGFTLIELLVVIAIIAILIGLLLPAVQKVREAAARMSCQNNLKQIGLAIHNYESSYGKLPAAYTLLSSPDPDPNAQFAGKRVGLSLQANLLPYLEQTPLFSLLNPSVAEANTANIPPNGPHSGKNTAYAQAVKSYLCPSNPTPSTLDYYNAFWGPYGDGGGATCFPGGGSGTNLNPPPGQIWARTDYFPIAGIQYPLIQNLGLTSTYPSDTSASGTLNDPGLPGGGPFAMTAITDGLSNTLFMSECGGKPVGYNHSRQIYKSEVNGLSVDGSIEPVSSGGGAWGDMFTYSAIAGAQCNNSGLRLGSCMINYTSNNEIYSWHTGGANALFGDGSVHFLSESTAAAVIIALVTRAGGETIADNY